A section of the Saccopteryx leptura isolate mSacLep1 chromosome 6, mSacLep1_pri_phased_curated, whole genome shotgun sequence genome encodes:
- the ATOX1 gene encoding copper transport protein ATOX1, protein MPKHEFSVDMTCDGCSNAVTRVLNKLGGVQFEIDLPNKKVCIDSEHSVDNLLETLRKTGKTVTYLGPK, encoded by the exons ATGCCG AAGCACGAGTTCTCTGTAGACATGACTTGTGACGGCTGCTCTAATGCAGTCACTCGAGTCCTCAACAAGCTAGGAG gAGTCCAGTTTGAGATCGACCTGCCCAACAAGAAGGTTTGCATTGACTCTGAGCACAGCGTGGACAACCTGCTGGAGACCCTGAGGAAAACAGGGAAGACTGTCACCTACCTCGGGCCCAAATAG